The window CAAAGTATGAAGGCACAAGGCCAAAAACCATAAAGACACTCATCACCGCCAAGGTAAAGAAAAAGCCTTTAGTGCCGACAAAAAGCATTTCACCAACAAACAGATCCGTCACTGTAATTGAAGCCGAAACCATACCATCATAGGCCTTATCAAATTCAAGTCGGATAAAAGTGCCGAAAGTACACTCAAAAGCGGCTGTAAACATCGAGGAGGGAGCAATCATACCCGAGGCCAGAAACAGCAGATAAGGTGTACCATCAATAAAACCGACATAATGCCCAAGCCCTAACCCAACTCCGGCCAAAAAGAATAAAGGTTCCACAAAGGGAGGAAATCCATTGGAAACCAGATGCTTGCAATATACACGGATATGCCTGTACCAGATGCTGTACAAGCGATAGGCCAGAGGTGGCGGTGTTGTGACAATTCGTTGAGGCAGGACAGCTTCAGTCATGCAAGGTTCTCCCGGTTACTTTTAAAAACAAATCTTCCAAATTGACCGGTCTTAGGAAAAAATCTCCCGCGTTGAGTGGCTCGGTCACTGTTTCCAGTGAAGATAACCTATCACTATACAGCATAAGCCTACCGGCAGTTTTTTCGGTCCGAAGGCCTTCTGTTTCAATCGTCGAAAAAACATCGGTATTCAGAATTTCCAGCACGTATGTTTCCAAATTTTTTGAGATTAGAGTGCTGGGATGCCCCTGAAGAATTTTTTCGCCTTTGTGCATAATGATCAAGTCATCGCAAAGTTGGGCTGCTTCATCCATGTAATGGGTGGTCAGGACAATGGTCACACCGGTTTTTTTAAGCATCCTCATTTTGTCCCAAATGGCTTGCCGTACCTGGGGATCTAAACCGGTGGTGGGCTCGTCCAAAATAAGGAGGTGAGGTGAGTTGATCAAGGCTCTGGCAATGACCAGACGCCTTTGCATACCGCCGGACAATTCTCTGATGCGGGCCGCTTTTTTTTCGGTGAGTTCCATAAATTCAAGCAGTTCGCTGATACGCCGACTGGCGACATTGTGGGGCAGTCCATAAAATTTACTGTAAATATACAAATTTTGGGCAACTGAAAGCTCAATATCGAGGTTGTTTTCCTGGGGCACAATTCCGGTAAGATAGCGGATTTCGAGTTCATTTTTGGCCGGATCATAACCCAAGACATTGATTATTCGGCCATTATCCGAATCTGCCCTGACCCGTCCGGTGAGCATGTTCATCATTGTGGTTTTACCTGCTCCATTGGGACCCAATAATCCGAAACAGGTAGCCTTGTTTACTTCGAAGGAAAGATTATGAACCGCTTTGAAATCTTTGAAGTGTTTGGTCACACGTTCTACATATATTGCTTTTTCTGTCATTTTCCATAGTTTCCGAATCTGTTGGTCAGTATCATGAACAGTCACCGGAATTCCAACTTCATCTTATTCAACTAAATTTTTATAAGAAAGTCTGTGTAATCGACACAGATCTTTCAACCTTCGTTGTGGGCTGAGCCTGGCAGCTGATATGTCAGGTCAGCCCGTGGCTGTTATATTGTTTCCACCAGCCATCGTAATCCCTTTCGGTATATCGGCTGACATTCAAATGAAAACAGGTTATATTCCAATATCAGCCAAGCAACTGGATGTAAATAGAGAGCTTGAATGCACACATTGAGAAAAACAAAGAAAAACTGCCCTATTCAATATAAAAGCAGGCAAATCATCGACCAGGTAACCGGGGCCAAAGACTCCATGGAAGAGCTGATTGCGAGAATTGTCTGATTTCCAGCCAGGTGAACCTCAGTTCAGGGCGTTCACCCACTGGCTTTTTGAACAATGGGGTATTGATTTTCACTGCCTCCGGGATGATTGCCACATCCATGGCAGCCCGGAAAGGACAATTGAACGGGCCGTGATCCAGGATAAAAACGGATCACTCTTTTTGCTGGAAAAATATACCCGGGACAAATTCAACCATCGCCATACTGTTGCCCGGGCCGTGGATTTCCTCAATCAAAACGGACTGACCCAGGCCCTGGCCTGCAAACCGAACCAATCAGGACAAAGCCTGCTCTTTTACGGGGACAGTTGCTTTCAGGTTTCTGTATTCCTGGACGGCACAAAACTTAAACGGCCCGATTACCTGGCATCCGGGGAGATGGGTGCAAATTTTGCCGATTTTCTAATTCAGCTTCATAAAGCGTCCATGGGTATCCAATCCATTGTTCCCGGGATATCATTTTCCCTGCCGGATTATATTTCCGTTCTGATGGACCGGGTTAAAGACAACAATCCAGGGGTCCATGCCCAATACCGTCCCTTTGTCAAATTTCTTGAAAGTCGTTTTATACCCGGGCACGATAGGATTCCGATCTCTTTTTGCCACGGGGATCTTCACCCGCTCAATGTAATTTGGAACAAAAACAGAATCAAAGCGGTAATTGACTGGGAATTCACCGGATTCAAGCCTGAAATTTTTGATGCCGCCAACCTGGTGGGCTGCGCCGGCATCGAAGACCCTGAAGGCCTGGGTATGCCCATGGTCATGACCTTTATCAGAGAGTTAAAAAAGGCCAGCGCCATTTCCCAAAGAGGCTGGGACCTGTTCCCGGAGTATATCCTGGCCCTGCGCTTTGCCTGGCTGTCTGAATGGCTCCGAAAAAACGATACCGAGATGCTGGATCTGGAAGCCCG is drawn from uncultured Desulfobacter sp. and contains these coding sequences:
- a CDS encoding ABC transporter permease yields the protein MTEAVLPQRIVTTPPPLAYRLYSIWYRHIRVYCKHLVSNGFPPFVEPLFFLAGVGLGLGHYVGFIDGTPYLLFLASGMIAPSSMFTAAFECTFGTFIRLEFDKAYDGMVSASITVTDLFVGEMLFVGTKGFFFTLAVMSVFMVFGLVPSYFALLTPIVGFFAGMMFGALSLFVTSFVKTINHFNFFLTGCLTPMFFFSGIVFPITNLPEWIQWVSEIFPLTHSARLIRACCLGKFSSLLFFDILFMVAFTIIFGYLAVSRLEKRLIQ
- a CDS encoding phosphotransferase, whose amino-acid sequence is MRELSDFQPGEPQFRAFTHWLFEQWGIDFHCLRDDCHIHGSPERTIERAVIQDKNGSLFLLEKYTRDKFNHRHTVARAVDFLNQNGLTQALACKPNQSGQSLLFYGDSCFQVSVFLDGTKLKRPDYLASGEMGANFADFLIQLHKASMGIQSIVPGISFSLPDYISVLMDRVKDNNPGVHAQYRPFVKFLESRFIPGHDRIPISFCHGDLHPLNVIWNKNRIKAVIDWEFTGFKPEIFDAANLVGCAGIEDPEGLGMPMVMTFIRELKKASAISQRGWDLFPEYILALRFAWLSEWLRKNDTEMLDLEARYMEILMTHMDELRSIWDKGSAGQ
- a CDS encoding ABC transporter ATP-binding protein, which gives rise to MTEKAIYVERVTKHFKDFKAVHNLSFEVNKATCFGLLGPNGAGKTTMMNMLTGRVRADSDNGRIINVLGYDPAKNELEIRYLTGIVPQENNLDIELSVAQNLYIYSKFYGLPHNVASRRISELLEFMELTEKKAARIRELSGGMQRRLVIARALINSPHLLILDEPTTGLDPQVRQAIWDKMRMLKKTGVTIVLTTHYMDEAAQLCDDLIIMHKGEKILQGHPSTLISKNLETYVLEILNTDVFSTIETEGLRTEKTAGRLMLYSDRLSSLETVTEPLNAGDFFLRPVNLEDLFLKVTGRTLHD